One Methanobacterium sp. genomic region harbors:
- a CDS encoding CopG family ribbon-helix-helix protein, producing MPIVSISLNEKLLEEIDKIKDEIGFSGRSDVIRASARMLIADNREKEALEGQINAILVLIHKQEVEDRVTEIKHDFEDIVNTQIHSHLKDSTCLEIFILDGSADRIKKIAKMFQISRKIDYVKLIVV from the coding sequence ATGCCAATTGTCAGTATATCTCTCAATGAAAAGTTGCTTGAAGAAATAGATAAAATAAAAGATGAAATCGGTTTTTCTGGAAGATCTGATGTAATTAGGGCAAGTGCAAGGATGTTAATAGCAGATAATAGGGAAAAAGAAGCTTTAGAAGGTCAAATTAATGCGATACTTGTTTTAATTCACAAACAGGAAGTTGAAGATAGGGTAACTGAAATAAAACATGATTTTGAAGATATTGTCAATACCCAAATTCACAGCCACCTTAAAGACAGCACATGCCTTGAAATATTTATTTTAGATGGTTCAGCAGATAGAATTAAAAAGATTGCTAAAATGTTCCAGATAAGCCGTAAAATTGATTATGTTAAGTTAATTGTGGTATAA